GGGTTTTTAAAGCCGGTGGGagccgcgctgctgcctctggAGCGCAGGAGCCGGCCACCGCTCTCCATGTGCCCGGTGTCCTGAGTCACGGTGACTGGCGGTTCCAAGCAGACGCGACCTCTTTTGGGCTACAGGCTTATTTGTGACACCAGTTTAACTTCCCCTCGGGACTGGCTTTTTGGCCATAACTCCCTTAGGAAAGCTAAGAGGGGGTGCCAAGCTCAGCGTGTTTTGTTAATTCATAGCATGATCCCGCCGTGCTGGTAGCAGGGGCCGGTTGTAGATGAcgttgttttctttgttgctcTAAGGAAGATAATTACTTAGCTTGCTTTGCCCTCTAGTGGCTTCCGAGTGCGAACTCGGTTGCTTTGTTTAATATGCAtacataaaattaatattaaaaatatccaaTCCCCAAAAGCTGAGCAAAACCACAGTAAAGATGTTTCTAGAGCTTCCCCAGGATATTAGGAACAGTGTTGCTCAGTTACTGCAAGAAGGAAATCATCATTAGTaatttatgaagattttttttcctgtcacatcCTAGCATGTGAAAAGAACAGTGTGAATTGGGGTGGAAAAATCAGACCAGTGTCTGCTGAAGGGCTCTGGTGCTTTTCTGGAGAGTGTGATGTACCTGCCTCGATGGAGGAGCTCATCAATGTGATGCTCAGCTGGTGCCACCTTGACTCTGCTGGAGTTTACAGGGAAACACCCAGTGCATTTtggctgcttttctgtgaaaGGCCTATGTGTGCCTTGTTAGTGAAGACACAGACGTAAGAAATTATGGTGACAACGCAGAGCTgggtttcttttgccttttctgaaaGCGCTGTTCATGCAGAGAGCTGTCACGTAATGAGGGGAGTGTAGACTCAGACACTTTCTGGTATCTCCTCTGCAGTTGGGCCATGTCCGTGTCCTGTCCGCTCCCCAGCTGCTGAGGGACAGCCTGGGAGGGATGAGGCCATCCCTTCTTGGTGAGGCTGACAgcggatttttttttctgttgttcttaaGGAAAAGGAGAGTTTTCTGTTGTATTGCCATCCTGAACTGGCCGATTATGTTGCTGTAGGAATGCCTGAGGGACAAGCAGCGCCTTGTGGCTGCAGATAAGCTTTGGGCAGGAGGCCGTGCCCTGTGCCGATACGCTCTGGGGGCAGCTTAGCTGCCACAGCCCCTACCCTGGGCACGCAGAGGTTAGGTGGATCTTCAGAGGGCTAACACAGATAAGACGACGGACTAGTCACACGTTGTTGCTCAATATAATTGCTCTGCTTAACAAGGAGCACCAAGGAGGTCCTGTGTGGTTATTTCCTAACTTCCATGATGACATCTGCTGATGAAGAAGTGACATTCAGCATCCCTTGATCTGTGAGCCTGCTCGCTTTGTCCCTGGCTTTGCTCTTCGCAGCCGGACTTTCCCCATTTCGCAGGACCTGTACGGGACCCGTTGTTGGCTTTTCAATGCCAGAGGCTGTTCCTGGCCATGGGTCTATGGTAGTGCCATGTTCAGCCACCCTTGTTATGGAATAGAAGGGCTTTGACACTCGAGTGTTACCTGTTCTCCAGGCAAGCTTTGCGGACGGAATTAATAGACTTAAATTAGCAACATGGAGATTTAAGCAAGACATTGCATAAAGCACTTTGATAATTTCGcagagcacagctctgcagccctgctaGAACCAGGAGTCGCCCGGGCCCTGCCGTGAAGTGGCGGGGGCTGCGAGGCGGCGCAGGAGGGAGGCAGTACTGCCGGTGCACCGgaggccgggcggggcggggttCCGGCTCGCCGCCGCTCCCGGGCCACGGACGGACCGGCGGGGCCCGCTCCCCGTGGGGCCTCCTACCCACGTGGCGGGACCCTGCCGCGGAAGGGCGTTCCTTCCCGGGCCGCCAATCAGAGCGCCGGTTGCCCTTCGCACGGGCCAATCAGCGCCCAGGGAACTCACATTTAAATCCTGTTCGCGGGAGCTGCCACTGTCTCCGTGTGACAGGGAGAGGGCGGGTTGAGGCCCTGCGCGCCAATCAGCGGCGCGAAAGCGGTTACGGGCACGCCGTTAAGCCAATGGGGTTGCGGAGAGGAGCGCGGCGTCTCCCTGCGGAGCGGTTGGTTTCGGCGGGGGAGCTCCTTGGGGACCGTCGGGGCAACCCGGCcgcggggggctgccgggcgccgggccgcgccgccgcggTCATGGCTAAAGGtgcgcgggcgcggcggcggggaggagcggagccGGCggtgtggtggggctgggggcgcgGTGGGCTGTCGCTGCAGGGCGGGGGCCGCGCGGCGCGGGGCATCTCGGCGGCGCGGATGCTCCTCCCGGGAGGCGCGgggcgccggggccggcgggaCTCCTCCCCCGCGTGGTGTGCGCAGCTCGCCGGGAAGGGGCTGGGCCGCCGCGGCTCGCCCTGCCGCATCCAGCCCTTTAAACATGGCGCAGGCCGCGGTGGCTGGGCGATGACCGCGGGCGGCCGCGCCGGACATGGCTCAGGCGCCCATCTTCCCTCCTTGCTCCTAGGAAAGAACATGCCCAAGGCCAGGGCGGGCGGCGCGGAGGAGGCGAGCCCCGAGAGCGCCGAGAGGAAAGGCTCCGGCCGCCCCCGGGCCGGTGGGGTAAGCAGCGCCCGGGCCTGGGCGGGCGGAGAAGAGCGGGTGGCTCCCGGGGGTCTGCCGCGCCCACCGCTTCCCCCCGCTGTGCGAGCGGGGTGGCCtgcgggcggccccgggcggctGCGGCTCCTCGGATCATTCGGAAATGGGTTAACTTTAACTGGACTCGAGCTCTTTCCGTGTTTCCCCGTCCCCTGCCGCAGCTGCCCCGCAAGAGCGGGGCGCTGCCGGGGCTGTCAGCCAGCAGCCAGGCCCCAGGCTCGGCAGTCCCTCCCTGCCATCTTCCCCGTCCTGTGACAGGCAGTTGGCCGGAGGTTGATCGTCACTTTGCATTTAACCCCCCCTCCCGTGGAAATAATTGTGGCTGTTGCATCAAATCCTAgagctcctcagctgcccttcATGTTCTGTGCTCTGCTGAGAAAATCCCTGCTCTCGGGGGTCTCAAGCCTGGCACAGACAAAGACGTGGCAGCCGCGTCTCAGTAGCGCCAGGAgcgcagcaggcagggagctgggaatcAGGGGAGGAAAAATAGTCGGTCGTTTCCTGTTAATGGTGTGTTGAAATTCAGAATGCTCTGCTGGCACGGCAGGTGGACTGCTGCAGTTCACTGCTTTCTCCGGAAATGCCCATATTTAAACTCTTTGCTAAATCTTGAGAACTTTGCAGTGCAGCGTTCACTGCTTgcaattattaaaatgaaatgttttcatagTATTTAATCCTTAAAAGTCCTAGTTTTTTAATTAACAGGCCTTGTCTTTCATAGGCCTTTTAGAAATACTGGGGGTCAGGGAGTGTCTGACTTGCTTTTTCTCAGGCTGTTCTACTGTACTATTAATCAGTAGTAAAGCTTATTTGTGGACTAAGATTTGAGCCTTTAACTGGTCTTATTTTGTGTGTGAATTATGTATGCATTAAGTTTGTTACTCATTATTatgttaattattaaaattaccCTATGTATTCTATTGCgtgctttgtttacttttttttagtgtttgtgtTACTACTATACTGGAGTATTTGTTTAGTCAGCTATATTTGAGctatttttttaactaatggGAACCTTTGtgctttcctaaaaaaaatggatgcattttttttgttgctttaactGGCTTGCAATGTCTGAAAATTGGTTCTAGTTGAGTCAAACTATAGCCAAGACAAACTCATTCTGGCCAAGTTGCATCTTCTTGTCCAGGCACTGAGATTTCAGAGCTGAAATTTGTGTGCCCTACATACAAGTCAAACTTGGCGAGGTGGTAGGACACGGTAAAAGCAAAGGTGGCACGACTTCACTAAGCTTTGCTAAATTTGATACTGCTCACCGTTGGCTCAAGCCAGTGTACAAACCCTGGTCTCTGTGGTGTTTGACTGTGCCAGAGGGTTTTACCATTTTTCTGGCTGGGTATGAGTGCTTTGTGTGTACCCTTTAATGTTTCTTTTGCCATGAACAACTTTTACactttgttttgtgaaatatAATGGATAAAAAGATAGCGTTGTTTATCTCccagacttcactgagaggtgtCACTCAAGGTAGACTGTGCAAAACTGATTCTTGTCTTCTGTGTTGCTCAGTAGAGCATATAATTGACTGTGTGTGGATACGCTCATACCTCTCTGGTTATGAGAGGTATGCTCTAGGCTTGGGCAACTTTTGCTGTgctattcatatttttttttggcGTGCACTCTTTGAGGCTGCCTTCCTCCTGAGGagcttggggttgtttttttggtttggcttttgttggttttgggttggttgttttttttttgtttttgttttttttttttttttttaagcatcagagTTCATACTGTGAAGCACAGGGTGGAGGCTGGAGTTCGTTATGACTACCCCATCCTGCCACATCTCATGTGAAAGTCCTCTTGGACTGAGAGTTTGCATTAGTACAGCTCTCTGAGTGCTTACCACCATTATGTTTTCACTTAGTAGAAATAGCAACAGCAGCAAGGGTGATGCATTAAAGCTGCGTAATTTGCATTAGCACAGTCAGCTGTCAGCCCTGGTCTTTGCAGCGTGTTGCGGATACCAACTTGATGTACCTGGCATCTCTGTGATGTACTGATTTTTGTGTGGGTCTGTTTTAGGAGAATGTGTTTATTGGTCAATCCAAAATCTACAGCTACCTGAATCCTAACAAAACTCCTGGTGCTCGCCCCCCGCTTCAAGAAGAAAACTCTGTCATGTATCACGAGGTGAAATGTCAGGGCAAAACACTAAATGAAACCTACAGGAAAGGAGATGGTAAGATTGATCTTTGGATTGCTTGCCTCATTAAATGTGCTCCCCCCACCCTCAATTTGAAAACTTTAATACGCAGTCAAGGGGACCAGTCACCTCCCCTGGCCCAGTTGCTTTCCCACTCTTACAACTCTATTGGCAAACTGGGACTCTACAAAGATGAAGGTGTCCTTATCCTTTTCAAAACTTAGGTCACAGGTTTACCAGgctatttttcctctgtttttttttgtctggctaTGTTTGTATTGTCTCTCTGGATATAGAAAGCTAATGCTTGCATTGTCAATATGCCCTAATATCCTTGCAATTCTATTACTACCGTCCTTTTTCAGGTCAGTGTTTGCTGTTTATctaatttatttggttttggttggttttattaCCTAAAACTGGTTTATTCTATAATTTAACTACTTTATACTGATTTATATAAAGGCAATTCAAAGTCAAATCAGGTATGAGGGAGAGGTACtggtagaagaagaagaaacaattcTTAAAATTTCAGGATAAAACAAAGGCAGTGAAAATGAGGAGCACAGATTATGGATGCTGAGTGCCAGGCTTCATAGGTGCTTGCCTGTAGTGAGTAGAAATGGGAATGTTCTGTGATTTtatggagagggggaaaaaaagctggtttGTGTTTAAAGGTACATTTAATAACCTTGGTAATTTGTCAAAACACTTTGATGTAAACACTTCTAGAAAGAAGGTATTTTAAGTCCCACTCAACACAGGGAGTGTCAGGTTTTCTGGAAACTTAGGGCCTTTAGCTCCTAATTTAGCTCTCCAATTTTGCCAAAGTGAAGATGGCTTTAGCTTGTCCCACTGCGGTGGCCTTGCAGCTGTGCTTCATTTCTCCAGTGATATTGAAGCATCTGTTTTAGCAGACAGGACTGTTAAACCTGGtgatttgctttaaataaaaactttattcAGCTTTAAGCCGTGCTCACCTACCTCTAAATCAGTTGGCTGAGAAGGAGGATGTGGTCGTATCAAGGTAGGATTGCGTGCAACCAAGAAAATGTTGGTTGTGTGTGGGGTAGACTTCTTGTAAGTCCCAACCCTTTAGCTCCAGTGGATTTTGTCTGAGTGGTGTTGGCCACTTGGTACTAGTGTCTGCAGCTGCTGATCACAGCAGTGCGGGATCCGGAGAggcttcctctccctcttcagtGCAGGATGTTCATTAGCTTATGGCAACTTGGTAATTTAGTATGCCAGATGCAAACCGTGTAGTTGTTTCAGACATTGCATTGAAGATGCTGCGTGTtcaagtgtcctggtttcagctgggatagagttaattttttttctactaggtgttgtgttttgggtttggtgtgaGAGCGATGCTGATGATGcttattgttttagttgttgccaggtgatatTTTACATTAGTTggggactttttcagcttcccatagaagctgagagggagcatagacaagACAAGCTGGCCAAcagaatattccataccatagactttatgctcagtatataaatagGGCTTGCCCCAGGGGGGGCAGGGATCTGCAATTATTgtttgggacaggctgggcaaccagtCACCAGGTGATGAGAGcgacttgtgttgtatcactttattttgtatattttttttaccattattgttattttccttttccattattgttctattaaactgtctttatctcaacccacaagtttggttttttttttttcctttgccttccttttctccctcttctcccttcccttgtGGGGAAAGCGAGCGGTTGTGTGATTGTAGTcactggctggggttaaaccatgacatcaCATTTGGAAAAAGAGTCGCAAACCTAACATGACAAAGTACTTGTGCTCTGTTTTACCCTTTCCCTGCTCACCCCTCCCTCTGTACTATGTGTACTGTAGCAATGACTAGTCAAAAGATGAGTAACAGCCTGTCTCTGGGTTCTAGCAGAAAGAGATTGTAtcattcccttcctctttctcctgtttGACAGAACTAGAAACTTGGACTAGAAACCATTGGAATTCATTTAAAGCCCTCTGGTATAGATGATCCTAAGTTCATCTAGGCTAATAAAGCCttactttattttcctgtcaccagaaaaaaagaatggtggCAATATAATTGAAGGTGCTATGAAACCAGAAGACCAGAAAGATAAAGAAAGTGGGTGCAATGCTTCGGTGCCCTCCTCTGATCAAAAACAAGAAACTGTAGAAACCCAAAAGACACCCCTGCCTTCAGACTGTGCTGATGAGGCAAATGCAAAGCCAGCTCAGAAAAAGATGGTTAAAGTGAAACGTGGACCAAGGAGAAAGTAAGTGACTTCTGGAATTGTAAAAGCTTGTCTTCTGTGTCCTTTTACACCAGAAGGCTTTGatctgcatttttccttcagGAACTACAGATCTGTAATTAATTGTTACtcttgttttgttgccttttttttaaagcaaacggTTATGTTGGGGGATACAAATTTTGAAGGAGGCTTCGTTTTCTCAAGAATAATatgtttgaaaatacaaaatagcacTCAAAGTATTTACCTACCTTGCAGAAGactgttgtttttcttgaaaGCAAGGCTAGTGTCTTTTATCTCAAGTGAGATACTTGCTGATcaccaacagaaaaagaaattaatgagcCATTAAGACCTACTTTTCTGTGGACAAACGGGAATGTATCTTGTCAGAAACAGAATATTAGATTAATTACAGTTGGAGGCTTTCTGGCTGAGCTGATGATCTTTCTCATGATATCAGAGTAATGTGACCTAACACTAATGAATTCCTTGCCAAGCAGTTTTCATGACCTATATTTTAGAGTGCCTTCTGGCAAGGCACACAGGGGGCTTCGGATTTGCAATGTGACCTTCAGTTGGCTTCCAATGGCATCTCTTTCTTGTTGTTAAAGGCTTAGTACTGGAGGAATGGAAATATAGTGGCAAAGAAAAGGGGATCTAGCTTTTGGCTTGATGTGGAGAGTACTGATAAGAAACACTGATTCATATGGATCACCTTTTAACATACCAAgctgaaaataaagatttcttaCAGATACCTCTGTCCTAGAGGTGTAACTTCAGAAATGGTCTGAAATATGCATGTTCTCTATTCTTCTTATCCCTTAGAACGCAAGGAAGGACACCAAATCGAAAAGTGACAGATTATTACCCAGTTAGAAGAAGTTCCAGGAAGAGCAAATCTGAATTGGAGGTAGTGCTTcttgttaaaattaaattacttataACATTGCTGGTTAATCGAGCATTTGAGGAAGTGCATAACTATATGTAAATGGTTTCCGTTGGACAAATACATGCACTGGAACTATTGTTAAGAACACTCTTAAAATTTCGGAATGCTGATCCAGTTATTCTAGAAGAGAATCTAGCTGATTATATATTTTAAGGGATGGAAATCTGTCTCTTCACCATTCAGTTTTGCTAGAAATATGGGATGGTTTGGAAAAATAAGTGCCACAGgctaataatttccttttaactATAGAATAAGCTACAAAAAGCTATCAACAACACTGTGGCtttatttgttcttgtttcttctgcagactgaggagaggaggaaaatagaTGAGCTAATTACAAGCgggaaggaagaaggaatgaAGGTAATGGCGATGTCAACCTGAGTAGCCGTGTACTGTTTATACAGTATCTTGCTGTTAATCTGTTTAAGCACAAAGTAGCAGAACTCGGTCTCGGAACTGCTGCAGTGCCTCGGTAGTAAGATGAAAGTGCAGCAAAACTGGAGCATGCTGTCTTTCCTTTTGGATGGGCAATATTTGGCTCTGAAGAATATGGATGTGCAGGCTCAGTCATAAATATTAAAGGAGCTTTATAGTCTTCACTGAAAATGCACTCGTTCCCTTTGGTATCTCATTTTTTGGGTTAGCTTCCAGAAATGGGGTTAGATACAGCATCTTAACTGTCATATGTTTTAAAGGTAACACCATATATACTCTCTGCGTGGTAACAAATTGTCTCTTAGCCTGTTTTACAGCCAATTGCTGTGGGTCTTCATTATGGCACTTGGGATAATGGGTTGTGCTGGTTTTCCTCCCATTGCTAGCAAATACTGGTTATTGTGACCAAGTGCTTACCATTTGGGTTACTCTGATCACGCTTTTTagaatttaaagcagaaatggCTCTGGAAGTGCAGAAGAGCTGTGATTCTTgaaaagcagcagcctgcagctcacaCTGTCACATCTACGACAGTGATAGGAGAACTTACTTGGAGTTGTCCAATTTACAGGGGGAGGcaggaataataaaatattctggtgGGTGATAAATGTAATTTCTGTGATAATCTGTGCATGCTAGTGGTGATGATGGTGAGCTTGAAATGGAAAAGCTTACTGCCTCAGCTAATTGGtagtttaaaagcagaaatagatAACTATTCTCTGTGTATGGTTTATTTAAAGTAATTCTTCGTTCTTTGATTAGAAGCCTTCGTATCAAAACACCTGGTAACTCAGGGTGTGTCTCGAGCTCATCCTATAGTTCTTCCACGATGCTGTGCATTGTGCTTCTACAGCTGTCTGCAATACACATAAATATCCTGCTGCAgcattttttaatgacaaatcACTCATTTCCTAATAAACAGTGTATTTCCAGTCACGTAAATACTTCCTAATTTcccagctgatttttcttttcaactcaaCAGATTGATTACATCGATGGCAAAGGGAGAGGAGTAATCGCTACTAAACATTTTAATCGAGGAGATTTTGTAGTTGAATATCATGGGGATCTCATAGAGATCACTGATGCTAAAAAGCGAGAAGCTCTGTATGCTCAAGATCCATCCACAGGCTGCTATATGTACTATTTTCAGTACCTCAGCAAAACGTACTGGTAAGCTGTTCTTCCCTTGAGCGTCATAGTTGAGTGATAGAGACTTTGAATGCTGCTAAGTCTTGtcttgttttcatgcaaaaaaaaaaattaacggAAACCATGAATTAGGAAATCTTTTTGGGGTACTCTTTCATGGTCCCAGAGCCTCCTCTACCTCTGGGCGAAAAGGTAGGTGATTCAAAGCACTGCTCTCTGAAGTACAGCACAAGCGATATGGAGAGTTATATCTGCTTGGATGAGACTTCTAGTTCTGCTGTGAACTTCTGCCTAAATTCATTCTTGTAAAATTAACTCCTTTTCCTGAGTTGCAAGGATTTTGTTTGAAAAGTGGTACGGACAAACTCACTGGAGAAGAAGCATTTCCTTCAACTGTCTTTGACCGGGTCCTCCTTTCTCTAGTACGTGACACCCACCCCATGTGCATGCTTTATCCCTGTATTTGTCATGTAATTTGCCCCAAACTCCAGTTCTCTCAAAGCAACTATTCAGACTGCATTCTTTCTTCCTTGGCTGATGTTACTGGATACTGGAGTGTGGGTCACTTAACCTGTACATTAATTACCTTGAAGCACCCTATATTCTAAGTGTCTGACTTCCAGTTTAGATGCCATAATACTTTTTTGTGCAATGAGAGGCACTAGAGCTTTAGTATCCAGGTCTCTGGAAGTTGGGCATGTAGTATTTGGGCATTCTTAGTCTTTCATGTGAGTAGAGACCCTTGCTGGCTTACTCAGTGGATACTACTTAGCTTGGACACAGCCTTCTTGAGGGTGTTTTAAGATGTCAAGCCTTGCTGATGATGGTCTACATCTGGATTCTGGTGTTCCTCGTTGACAGTTGAGAGCTGCTTGGAAACGGTTCACGTTTTTGTGCTAACTTAATCTCCCAGAATTGCTTTAGTTTACCTACATTGCCATATTATGTGCTTGCTGTTCAATCATATGAATATTCTGTaatattctgtttttccttcatttttcaagCCT
This Chroicocephalus ridibundus chromosome 13, bChrRid1.1, whole genome shotgun sequence DNA region includes the following protein-coding sequences:
- the KMT5A gene encoding N-lysine methyltransferase KMT5A, which translates into the protein MAATARTRWVAALARSAARGGDASAAMTRRSRSAQARLVSARAWCVRMRAAHPPEAAGGAGGDSYPSGLRAEFMIILDWERAQLCSPARTRSRPGPAVKWRGLRGGAGGRQYCRCTGGRAGRGSGSPPLPGHGRTGGARSPWGLLPTWRDPAAEGRSFPGRQSERRLPFARANQRPGNSHLNPVRGSCHCLRVTGRGRVEALRANQRRESGYGHAVKPMGLRRGARRLPAERLVSAGELLGDRRGNPAAGGCRAPGRAAAVMAKGKNMPKARAGGAEEASPESAERKGSGRPRAGGENVFIGQSKIYSYLNPNKTPGARPPLQEENSVMYHEVKCQGKTLNETYRKGDEKKNGGNIIEGAMKPEDQKDKESGCNASVPSSDQKQETVETQKTPLPSDCADEANAKPAQKKMVKVKRGPRRKTQGRTPNRKVTDYYPVRRSSRKSKSELETEERRKIDELITSGKEEGMKIDYIDGKGRGVIATKHFNRGDFVVEYHGDLIEITDAKKREALYAQDPSTGCYMYYFQYLSKTYCVDATKETNRLGRLINHSKCGNCQTKLHDIDGVPHLILIASRDIKAGEELLYDYGDRSKASIEAHPWLKH